A stretch of the Spirochaeta lutea genome encodes the following:
- a CDS encoding type II toxin-antitoxin system HipA family toxin codes for MRDSVRVSLWGTTIGYLGYPPGGGRVATFEYDPEFMNSGIQVSPIHLQYPPGLFRFPDLSEPTFKGVPGFIADSLPDRYGTQLIDIYMAEKGIPPSRITTLDRLLYVANRGMGALEYHPGETLPLQRTSLTLSMLTELADLVTRNSRDLQQRLHSSAHRAAALSLIRVGSSAGGARSKALVAISSRGTILDGTVNHGPDYSYWLLKFDSPENRDRDSPDPQGLPRVEYIYSLIASDAGIAMPRTRLIDDGEISHFLIERFDRRQTSRGLDKVHYCSWAGIAHADRDGVNSYEQLVLLSRQLHLGQEAETQIFRRAVFNILGRNHDDHTKNFGFLMDRDGTWSLSPAFDLTYSYDPRGRWTKHHQTWLQGKNDQFTQEDLLAFGGFCNLSSAKSREIITQTADAFSRFSLLASTYRVPPALARTVESNLRLFLSPRG; via the coding sequence ATGAGGGACTCGGTGCGGGTGAGCCTCTGGGGAACCACCATCGGCTACCTCGGCTACCCTCCCGGGGGAGGCCGGGTCGCAACCTTCGAGTACGACCCGGAGTTTATGAACTCCGGAATACAGGTTTCTCCCATCCACCTTCAGTATCCTCCGGGGCTGTTCCGGTTCCCGGACCTATCCGAACCTACCTTCAAGGGGGTTCCCGGGTTTATAGCCGATTCCCTGCCGGACCGCTACGGTACCCAGCTCATCGATATATACATGGCCGAAAAGGGGATTCCCCCGTCCCGGATTACCACCCTGGACCGGCTTCTGTATGTGGCAAACCGGGGCATGGGGGCCCTGGAATACCACCCCGGTGAAACCCTGCCCCTCCAGAGGACCAGCCTTACCCTTTCCATGCTGACGGAACTCGCAGATCTTGTTACCCGAAACTCCCGGGACCTCCAGCAACGCCTGCACTCTTCAGCCCATCGGGCAGCCGCCTTGTCCCTTATCCGGGTGGGATCCAGCGCCGGGGGAGCCCGGTCAAAGGCGCTGGTGGCAATTTCATCCCGGGGCACAATCTTGGACGGAACGGTAAACCACGGACCGGATTACAGCTACTGGCTGCTGAAATTCGACTCCCCGGAAAATCGGGACCGCGATTCCCCGGATCCCCAGGGACTACCCCGGGTGGAATACATCTACAGCCTGATTGCATCAGATGCAGGCATAGCCATGCCCCGAACACGGCTTATAGATGACGGGGAGATAAGCCACTTTCTCATAGAACGCTTCGATCGACGCCAGACCTCCCGGGGTTTGGATAAGGTTCATTATTGCTCCTGGGCGGGTATAGCCCATGCCGACCGGGACGGGGTGAACTCCTACGAACAGCTAGTCCTTCTATCCCGGCAGCTGCACCTGGGCCAGGAAGCAGAAACCCAGATCTTCCGCAGGGCGGTCTTTAATATCCTGGGCCGCAATCACGACGACCACACCAAGAACTTCGGCTTTCTTATGGATAGGGATGGAACCTGGTCCCTGTCTCCGGCCTTCGATCTAACCTACTCCTACGATCCCCGGGGACGCTGGACAAAACACCACCAAACCTGGCTCCAGGGAAAAAATGATCAATTCACCCAAGAGGATTTACTCGCCTTCGGGGGGTTTTGCAACCTCAGTTCCGCAAAGTCCCGGGAAATCATTACCCAAACCGCCGATGCATTCAGCCGGTTTTCCCTCCTGGCTAGTACCTACCGGGTGCCGCCAGCCCTGGCCCGGACAGTAGAATCAAATCTGCGGCTTTTTCTCAGCCCCCGGGGATAA
- a CDS encoding RsmE family RNA methyltransferase, translated as MNVLLFHPQEWGFPIKSEDRRYIHCRQILGLKAGQEIRVGLVGGGLGTARVLRLSKQSLELDFPGKDELEPGPGLVAVELILGHPRPPVLRRLCRDLATLGVGRISVCGTDLGEKSYFSSKVWNQELWREDLLDGASQGGGCDLPEVRRFWSVGDYLGSLEPGMPRGGDAWLDGTEARQHSRETGPVPGANPAPGSRFVLHLGEGIPALHRVLSMGMAGTDPTDGVLRIAVGPERGWTEREIQAFSAKGFAAAGLGRRIWRTEMAGLYAAALAVQYREGT; from the coding sequence ATGAATGTACTGCTTTTCCATCCCCAAGAGTGGGGATTCCCTATTAAATCAGAAGACCGGCGATACATCCACTGCCGGCAGATCCTCGGGCTCAAGGCCGGCCAGGAGATACGGGTGGGCCTTGTGGGCGGGGGACTGGGAACGGCCCGGGTGCTCCGTCTCAGCAAACAGAGCCTGGAACTCGATTTTCCGGGGAAGGATGAGCTGGAGCCGGGGCCGGGGTTGGTGGCTGTGGAGCTCATTCTGGGCCATCCTCGGCCGCCGGTGCTGCGGCGGTTGTGCAGGGATCTGGCTACCCTGGGGGTGGGGAGGATTTCGGTCTGCGGAACCGATTTGGGGGAAAAGTCGTACTTCAGTTCTAAGGTGTGGAACCAGGAGCTCTGGCGGGAGGATTTGTTGGACGGGGCGAGCCAAGGAGGGGGCTGCGACCTGCCCGAGGTTCGGCGGTTTTGGTCTGTGGGTGATTACCTCGGCTCCTTGGAACCCGGGATGCCCCGGGGCGGGGACGCCTGGTTGGACGGTACGGAGGCCCGGCAGCATAGCCGAGAGACCGGCCCGGTTCCTGGGGCAAACCCAGCCCCGGGCTCCCGGTTTGTACTGCATCTGGGAGAGGGGATACCGGCCCTCCATCGGGTGTTGAGCATGGGTATGGCCGGGACTGATCCGACTGATGGGGTTTTGCGGATTGCCGTGGGGCCGGAGCGGGGCTGGACGGAACGGGAGATTCAGGCCTTTTCGGCAAAGGGGTTCGCTGCTGCCGGTTTGGGCCGGCGGATATGGCGTACCGAGATGGCGGGTTTGTACGCCGCCGCATTAGCCGTCCAGTACCGGGAGGGTACCTAA
- the udk gene encoding uridine kinase, whose protein sequence is MDQVKIIGIGGGSGSGKTTIVRKIGEVLPDFVCIPQDNYYRSAEYISNTNITAFNFDHPSAFDTELLVEQLKTLKQGKPIQMPMYDFVHHRRREERVTVEPKPIVVVEGIMIYFEKAVRELMDLKIYVDTPDDIRFIRRLQRDMIERGRTMESVISQYMDVVRPGHYEFTEPTKAFADLIIPEGGNNKAALDVLASFMSGLV, encoded by the coding sequence ATGGATCAGGTAAAAATAATCGGAATCGGCGGCGGCTCGGGTTCGGGAAAGACGACGATTGTTCGTAAAATCGGCGAGGTGCTTCCTGATTTTGTATGTATTCCCCAGGATAACTACTACCGCTCCGCTGAGTATATCAGCAATACAAACATTACTGCCTTCAACTTTGACCATCCCTCCGCCTTTGATACCGAGCTTCTGGTGGAGCAACTCAAGACTCTGAAACAGGGTAAGCCAATCCAGATGCCTATGTATGATTTTGTTCACCACCGTCGCAGGGAAGAGCGGGTGACCGTTGAACCGAAACCGATTGTGGTGGTGGAAGGCATCATGATCTATTTTGAGAAGGCGGTGCGGGAGCTCATGGACCTAAAAATCTACGTGGATACCCCGGATGACATCCGGTTTATCCGCCGACTTCAACGGGATATGATCGAACGCGGCCGTACTATGGAATCGGTTATTTCCCAGTACATGGATGTGGTACGTCCGGGTCACTACGAGTTTACTGAGCCTACCAAGGCCTTCGCTGATCTTATTATTCCTGAAGGAGGGAATAATAAGGCGGCCCTGGATGTGTTGGCAAGTTTTATGTCCGGCCTCGTCTAG
- a CDS encoding arginyltransferase, whose protein sequence is MNVQIFTQHAGTCPYLPRRQWHIHRFEAPSIPEGYYEQLISRGWRRNSTILYQNCCPTCARCIPLRVSSPDYRPSKSQRRVIRRNTDLSVSIRRPEYRDEHFDLYWRYQQNRHPGDYQTSLPLSEEEQAFKEFFCTSNIDTIWMEYRNPQGRLLGLGLVDLLPRSLSSVYFIFEPQEGRRSLGTFSIISEILTARNLEKPWHHLGFWVPGSPKMEYKAEFLPHQVLGPGGWQWRHKKTDPVPLPRIRNEVSLQ, encoded by the coding sequence ATGAATGTACAGATTTTTACCCAACATGCTGGCACCTGCCCCTACCTTCCCCGCCGGCAGTGGCATATTCATCGATTTGAAGCCCCATCCATCCCCGAAGGCTACTATGAGCAGCTGATCTCCAGAGGTTGGCGCCGTAACAGCACCATACTGTACCAAAATTGCTGCCCTACCTGTGCCAGATGCATTCCCCTACGGGTGTCCTCCCCGGACTACAGGCCCTCCAAAAGCCAGCGCCGGGTCATCCGGCGCAACACCGACCTCTCGGTATCCATCCGGCGACCCGAATACCGGGATGAGCACTTTGATCTGTACTGGCGCTACCAGCAAAACCGCCATCCCGGGGATTACCAGACCAGCCTGCCCCTCTCGGAGGAAGAGCAGGCCTTTAAAGAATTCTTCTGCACCTCCAACATAGACACAATTTGGATGGAATATCGAAATCCCCAGGGCCGGCTTCTGGGCCTGGGCCTGGTAGACCTGCTGCCCCGGAGCCTTTCCAGTGTGTACTTCATCTTTGAACCCCAGGAAGGGCGCAGAAGCCTGGGAACCTTTTCAATTATTTCGGAGATCCTCACGGCCCGCAACCTTGAGAAACCCTGGCATCACCTTGGCTTCTGGGTTCCCGGAAGCCCGAAAATGGAATACAAGGCCGAGTTTCTACCCCATCAGGTCCTTGGTCCCGGAGGCTGGCAATGGCGGCATAAAAAAACGGACCCGGTACCTCTGCCCCGGATCCGCAATGAGGTTTCCCTCCAATAA
- a CDS encoding O-acetylhomoserine aminocarboxypropyltransferase/cysteine synthase family protein, translated as MDTSMDINKEDAMGSTHFETQAVHEGYEPGQENPSRAVPISRSTAFNFRDSEHASNLFHLKELGFIYTRLMNPTQDILEKRVAALEGGAAALALASGTSAIFYSIINIAVAGDEVVSSRNLYGGTYTMFNDILPSYGITVRFVDPLNLDELKAAINPKTRAVFFETIDNPTLKVPDLQGISKVAHEAGVPLIVDNTFATPYLCRPIEFGADIVVHSLTKWIGGHGTGLGGIVVDSGTFDWKDPKFVTMNEPDGSYHGLRYAHDLGDLGPVAYIMRMRLVPLRNLGAAITPDNAWLFLQGLETLHLRMERHSENALKVAKYLKGHKKVSWVSYPGLDDSETAGNAKKYLKPGYGGMVVFGVTSGREGGETFINSLKLFSLVANVGDAKSLAIHPASTTHSQMSPEQQVEAGIGPELVRLSIGIEHVDDIIADIEQALSGI; from the coding sequence ATGGACACAAGCATGGACATAAATAAGGAGGATGCCATGGGCAGCACACATTTTGAGACACAGGCAGTTCACGAGGGCTATGAACCGGGGCAGGAAAATCCCAGCCGCGCGGTTCCGATTTCCAGAAGTACAGCCTTTAATTTCCGGGATTCCGAGCATGCCTCGAATCTTTTTCACCTGAAAGAGCTGGGGTTTATCTACACCCGGCTTATGAATCCCACCCAGGATATTCTGGAGAAGCGGGTGGCGGCCCTGGAAGGCGGAGCGGCGGCTCTGGCCCTGGCTTCGGGAACCAGCGCGATTTTTTACTCCATTATTAATATTGCAGTAGCGGGAGACGAGGTGGTTTCTTCCCGTAATCTCTACGGGGGCACCTATACGATGTTTAACGACATTCTGCCCAGCTACGGTATTACCGTGCGGTTTGTTGATCCCCTGAATCTGGATGAATTGAAGGCGGCTATCAATCCGAAGACCCGCGCTGTGTTTTTTGAGACCATCGATAATCCTACCCTGAAGGTGCCGGATTTGCAGGGAATCAGCAAGGTTGCCCATGAGGCCGGGGTGCCTCTGATTGTGGACAATACCTTTGCCACACCCTATCTCTGCCGGCCCATCGAGTTTGGGGCGGATATCGTGGTACACAGCCTTACCAAGTGGATCGGCGGCCATGGTACGGGTCTTGGGGGGATTGTGGTGGATTCAGGCACCTTTGACTGGAAGGACCCGAAGTTCGTAACCATGAACGAGCCCGACGGCAGCTACCACGGTCTGCGGTATGCCCATGATCTGGGTGATTTGGGTCCCGTAGCCTACATTATGAGAATGCGTCTTGTTCCCCTGCGGAATCTGGGAGCGGCCATAACCCCAGATAACGCGTGGCTTTTCCTCCAGGGGCTGGAGACCCTGCATCTCCGCATGGAGCGCCACAGCGAGAATGCCTTGAAGGTGGCGAAGTATCTGAAGGGACATAAAAAGGTGTCCTGGGTGAGTTATCCCGGATTGGATGATAGCGAAACCGCGGGGAACGCGAAGAAATACCTGAAACCCGGGTACGGGGGGATGGTGGTTTTCGGGGTTACCTCAGGGCGTGAAGGCGGCGAAACCTTCATCAATTCACTGAAGCTCTTCAGTTTGGTGGCCAATGTGGGGGATGCCAAGAGCCTGGCGATCCATCCGGCCAGTACGACCCACAGTCAAATGTCCCCTGAGCAGCAGGTTGAGGCCGGTATCGGGCCGGAGCTTGTGCGGCTATCCATCGGTATTGAGCATGTGGATGATATTATTGCTGATATCGAACAGGCCCTTTCAGGGATTTAG
- the cysK gene encoding cysteine synthase A, whose protein sequence is MALYTSILDLVGNTPLLELRGMTQGLDARVLVKLESYNPLSSVKDRIGLSIIEQAEKEGVLGPGATIVEATSGNTGIALAYIGAVKGYRVVLTMPETMSIERRRLLKTFGAELELTPGGEGMNGAVRRAREIVESTPGAFMARQFENQANPLVHRKTTAEEIWRDTQGQVDAFVSGVGTGGTLTGAGGRLRELNPEIRIVAVEPDSSPVLSGGSPGPHKIQGIGAGFVPQVLDTSLYDEVIQVSAVQAGETSRSLARVEGVLGGISAGANVWAALELAKRKEFAGKTIVTLICDTGERYLSTWLFE, encoded by the coding sequence ATGGCATTATATACTTCAATTTTAGATCTGGTGGGAAATACACCCCTCCTGGAGCTCCGGGGGATGACCCAAGGCCTGGATGCCCGGGTGTTGGTGAAGCTGGAGTCCTACAACCCACTCTCTAGTGTGAAGGATCGGATCGGGCTGAGTATTATTGAACAGGCTGAGAAGGAAGGGGTTCTCGGGCCGGGTGCTACCATTGTGGAAGCCACCAGCGGAAATACGGGAATCGCCCTGGCGTATATCGGTGCGGTGAAGGGCTACCGGGTAGTCCTGACAATGCCTGAGACCATGAGCATAGAGCGCCGGCGTTTGCTGAAGACCTTCGGGGCCGAGCTGGAGCTGACCCCCGGTGGAGAGGGGATGAACGGTGCGGTCAGGCGGGCCAGGGAGATTGTGGAGTCGACCCCCGGGGCGTTTATGGCGCGGCAGTTTGAGAACCAGGCCAATCCCTTGGTGCATCGGAAAACCACGGCGGAAGAGATTTGGCGGGATACCCAGGGACAGGTTGATGCCTTTGTTTCGGGGGTAGGTACCGGGGGAACCCTCACAGGAGCAGGGGGACGACTGAGGGAATTGAACCCGGAGATTCGGATCGTGGCGGTGGAGCCGGATTCATCCCCGGTATTGTCCGGCGGCAGCCCCGGTCCCCACAAGATCCAGGGTATCGGTGCGGGGTTTGTACCCCAGGTATTGGATACATCCCTGTACGATGAGGTAATTCAGGTTTCTGCGGTTCAAGCCGGAGAGACCAGCAGGAGTTTGGCCCGGGTTGAAGGGGTTCTGGGGGGGATTTCCGCCGGAGCGAATGTCTGGGCCGCGCTGGAGCTTGCCAAGCGGAAGGAATTCGCGGGTAAGACCATCGTTACCCTGATTTGCGACACCGGGGAGCGGTACCTGAGCACCTGGTTGTTTGAGTAG
- a CDS encoding OmpA family protein: protein MKRIGLILILTTVTVWQVPGEVFRYRAYEGQQYRVLSEVNQEVLLDDQLVNSSFQLNKIQVAVEALDDRGANFSLEYQNSVQSNHAQGVYEYDRSYSAEFYRDVLGYMEVPEEYYVPTVQDVPVFPQRDVQPGETWSAPGREVHDLRSGFNLDRPFRFTMPVSYRYQGKAALDGVEYDLILIDYRIYYPTGLPRIPSTNPQLVTGSSSQELYWDNRMGMPVFYREDYELTLVLADGSRATFRGDAQARVIQSTPLDRAEARRSIEDQARELGLEDVGVRDVEDGISIVMENIQFSADSARLAETEALKLEKIARILQSFPDRDILVTGHTALAGTEAGRLELSQARARAVGQFLLDLGARKQDQMMYQGLGAADPLGDNRTEEGRRMNRRVEITILEN, encoded by the coding sequence ATGAAGCGGATAGGGTTGATACTGATACTCACTACAGTGACGGTCTGGCAGGTACCGGGGGAGGTGTTCAGGTATCGCGCCTATGAAGGGCAGCAGTACCGGGTGCTATCCGAGGTAAATCAGGAGGTGTTACTGGATGACCAGCTGGTGAACAGCTCCTTTCAGTTGAATAAGATACAGGTGGCGGTAGAGGCCCTGGATGACCGGGGAGCGAACTTTTCCCTGGAATACCAGAATTCGGTTCAAAGCAACCATGCCCAGGGAGTGTATGAGTACGACCGCTCCTACTCTGCGGAGTTTTACCGTGATGTCCTGGGATACATGGAGGTTCCGGAGGAGTATTACGTGCCCACCGTTCAGGATGTGCCGGTGTTTCCCCAGCGGGATGTGCAGCCCGGAGAAACCTGGTCTGCGCCGGGGCGGGAGGTTCATGATCTACGAAGCGGATTCAATCTGGACCGGCCCTTTCGATTTACCATGCCCGTGAGTTATCGATACCAGGGCAAGGCTGCCTTGGACGGGGTAGAGTATGATTTGATTCTCATTGATTACCGGATCTACTATCCCACCGGATTACCCCGAATACCCTCTACCAACCCCCAGTTGGTTACCGGCAGCAGCTCCCAGGAACTGTATTGGGATAATCGGATGGGTATGCCGGTCTTTTACCGGGAGGATTATGAGCTGACCCTGGTGCTGGCGGATGGATCCCGGGCGACCTTCCGAGGGGATGCCCAGGCACGGGTGATTCAAAGCACTCCCCTGGACCGCGCTGAGGCACGGCGGAGCATCGAGGACCAGGCCCGGGAGCTTGGGCTGGAGGATGTTGGTGTGCGGGATGTGGAGGACGGTATTTCCATTGTGATGGAGAATATTCAGTTCAGTGCGGATAGCGCCCGGTTAGCCGAAACCGAGGCACTGAAGCTGGAGAAGATCGCCCGAATTCTTCAGAGTTTTCCCGACCGGGATATTTTGGTAACAGGTCATACGGCCCTCGCCGGAACAGAGGCCGGCAGGCTTGAGCTTTCCCAGGCCAGGGCCCGGGCGGTTGGTCAGTTCCTTTTGGATTTGGGGGCACGGAAGCAGGATCAGATGATGTATCAAGGATTGGGGGCGGCGGATCCCCTAGGGGACAACCGTACCGAGGAAGGGCGTAGGATGAACAGGCGCGTTGAAATCACCATATTAGAAAACTAA
- a CDS encoding DbpA RNA binding domain-containing protein yields the protein MSKNASINEDALQAQLEGIIRDIQENEDPEEMNAYRAAFRKNVSFFNRSYVAAYLLKYAKGQRPSPRKSTRTDLVTLFVGIGKSRRVFPRDLVGLILEHCGGNKDDIGNIKILDNYSFVDIAPQYAEEIIAALNGTSYRGRNLNVNYAKKKD from the coding sequence ATGAGCAAGAACGCATCCATTAACGAAGATGCCTTACAGGCCCAGTTAGAGGGCATAATCCGGGATATCCAAGAAAACGAAGATCCCGAAGAAATGAACGCCTATCGGGCAGCATTTCGAAAAAACGTTTCTTTTTTTAACCGCAGCTATGTGGCTGCATACCTACTGAAGTATGCCAAGGGTCAACGCCCCTCACCCCGCAAGAGTACCCGGACAGACCTGGTCACCCTTTTTGTGGGCATCGGGAAGAGCCGGCGGGTATTCCCCCGGGATCTGGTAGGACTCATCCTTGAACACTGCGGAGGCAACAAGGATGACATCGGGAATATCAAAATCCTTGATAACTACTCCTTCGTAGATATAGCGCCCCAGTACGCTGAAGAGATCATTGCCGCGTTGAACGGAACGTCCTACCGAGGGCGCAACCTCAATGTTAATTACGCTAAGAAGAAAGACTAG
- a CDS encoding MBL fold metallo-hydrolase: MYTNTYIVSIAKKECIVIDPGADPGFIKASLDKINMTPKAIIFTHGHIDHTSGAKALQRAYKEKEPNLLVWMHEADFPFLDPDNSQRDQLNRLFLPGDNPEADRVFEDLYQDLPHIDSFLSHGDIIPETDLQVIHTPGHTPGSICLYSEERSALFTGDTLFFDAIGRSDFPGADEQVLMESIQTKLLVLPHETRIFPGHGPFSTIERELRDNQMKTDHGML, translated from the coding sequence ATGTATACTAACACATACATCGTTTCCATTGCTAAAAAAGAATGCATCGTCATTGATCCCGGCGCCGATCCGGGGTTTATTAAAGCGAGTTTAGACAAGATCAACATGACCCCTAAAGCAATCATCTTTACCCATGGCCACATTGATCACACCTCCGGAGCAAAGGCCCTGCAGCGGGCGTACAAGGAAAAAGAACCCAACCTCCTGGTATGGATGCATGAGGCTGATTTTCCCTTCCTTGATCCCGACAATAGTCAGCGCGATCAATTAAACCGCCTCTTTCTCCCGGGAGATAACCCCGAGGCTGACAGGGTCTTCGAGGATCTGTACCAGGATCTCCCCCATATAGACAGCTTTCTTTCCCATGGCGATATAATCCCCGAAACCGATCTCCAAGTGATTCATACCCCGGGACACACTCCGGGGAGTATCTGTCTGTATTCAGAAGAACGCAGCGCTCTATTTACCGGAGACACCCTATTCTTCGATGCCATCGGCAGGTCGGATTTTCCCGGGGCCGATGAACAGGTCCTGATGGAGAGTATTCAGACCAAGCTCCTGGTGTTACCCCATGAAACCCGCATATTCCCCGGTCATGGACCGTTTTCGACCATCGAGCGTGAGTTGCGTGATAATCAGATGAAGACAGATCATGGAATGTTGTAG
- a CDS encoding TraR/DksA family transcriptional regulator has translation MDQDFVQQMKTKLLEMKQEIIENLIHEDEDFREIAASNDLKDLVDVASSDIDKKLLNALSAQDMKRLRLIDAALSRIENGKYGFCLGTGKPIPKERLEAIPYALYTMEYQAELDRRNR, from the coding sequence ATGGATCAGGATTTTGTACAACAGATGAAAACGAAGCTTTTGGAGATGAAGCAGGAGATAATTGAGAATCTCATACACGAGGACGAGGACTTCCGGGAGATTGCCGCCTCCAATGACCTCAAGGATCTGGTAGATGTAGCCAGTTCGGATATCGACAAGAAACTTCTCAATGCTTTGAGCGCCCAGGATATGAAGCGGCTTCGACTGATTGATGCGGCGTTGTCCCGCATTGAGAACGGAAAATACGGATTCTGCTTGGGGACGGGCAAACCTATTCCTAAGGAACGCCTAGAGGCTATTCCCTACGCCCTGTATACCATGGAGTATCAGGCTGAGCTGGACCGGAGAAACCGGTAG
- the infA gene encoding translation initiation factor IF-1: MAKEEAIEVDGIVKESLPNTMFRVELKNGHVILTHLSGKMRKHYIRIVPGDRVKVALSPYDLTRGRIIYRER; encoded by the coding sequence GTGGCTAAAGAAGAAGCAATTGAGGTAGACGGCATAGTTAAGGAATCTTTGCCGAACACAATGTTCCGTGTAGAGTTAAAGAACGGTCATGTTATCCTGACCCATCTCTCCGGAAAAATGAGAAAGCACTATATCAGAATTGTACCGGGAGACCGTGTTAAGGTTGCCCTCTCGCCCTACGACCTAACCAGGGGACGTATCATTTACCGCGAGCGCTAA
- a CDS encoding Smr/MutS family protein: MSSSNFDEILETWEHMRRRKPLRSEASGGGMGGGQSNHPKHPPKKAPRFEDALDSYLPDTPKDADYRLGEGRALRPDDMPVEDTLDLHGFTVEEAEGLVSAFLRRCQSQGMGKVLIIHGKGNHSTHGGVLRIWLHQFLETWKAAGARGYATRREGGSGATWVILKRQRR, from the coding sequence ATGTCCAGCAGTAATTTTGATGAGATTTTAGAAACCTGGGAACACATGCGCCGTCGGAAACCGCTCCGTTCCGAGGCCTCCGGGGGTGGAATGGGGGGCGGACAGTCAAATCACCCTAAACACCCTCCTAAGAAGGCCCCCAGGTTTGAGGATGCCCTTGATTCCTACCTGCCCGATACCCCGAAGGACGCCGATTACCGTCTCGGGGAAGGCAGAGCATTGCGCCCCGATGACATGCCTGTGGAGGATACCCTGGATCTTCACGGTTTCACGGTGGAGGAGGCTGAAGGCCTGGTGAGCGCCTTTCTACGGCGCTGTCAGAGTCAGGGTATGGGGAAGGTTCTCATAATTCACGGGAAGGGAAATCACTCCACCCACGGCGGGGTGTTGCGCATATGGCTCCATCAATTTTTAGAGACCTGGAAGGCTGCGGGAGCCAGGGGGTACGCCACCCGGCGCGAGGGCGGCAGCGGCGCAACCTGGGTGATACTGAAACGTCAGAGGAGATGA